A single window of Halobacillus naozhouensis DNA harbors:
- the truA gene encoding tRNA pseudouridine(38-40) synthase TruA, whose product MQRLKCRVEYDGTAYAGYQVQPNGVTIQAKIENALTQMHKGERVKVIASGRTDAGVHAVGQVIHFDTNLHIPASNWKRALSSMLPSDIRVANAEQVSEDFHARYDAKGKEYRYYVWNSPEANLFRRLYTYHIRKPLDIESMREACRWVEGEHDFTSFCSPRTDLKGSKVRTIRKAAIEQQGTELVFIFKGNGFLYNMVRILVGTILEVGLGDRTPDELKTMLAAGDRKSAGKTAPPHGLFLWNVDY is encoded by the coding sequence ATGCAGCGGTTGAAATGCAGAGTGGAATACGATGGGACAGCCTATGCCGGTTATCAAGTCCAGCCGAACGGTGTGACCATTCAGGCAAAAATTGAGAACGCACTGACCCAAATGCACAAGGGTGAAAGAGTTAAGGTTATCGCGTCAGGTAGGACCGATGCCGGTGTGCATGCAGTCGGTCAGGTCATCCACTTTGATACGAACTTACACATTCCTGCCTCTAATTGGAAAAGAGCATTAAGTTCGATGCTTCCCAGCGATATTCGTGTCGCAAATGCAGAACAGGTTTCCGAAGATTTCCATGCCCGTTACGATGCAAAAGGGAAAGAATACCGTTATTACGTATGGAATTCCCCTGAAGCTAATTTGTTTCGCCGGCTTTATACGTATCATATTAGAAAACCACTGGATATAGAATCTATGCGGGAGGCGTGCAGGTGGGTAGAAGGAGAGCATGATTTTACTTCTTTCTGTTCCCCCCGAACTGATTTGAAAGGGAGCAAAGTCCGCACCATTAGAAAAGCGGCGATTGAGCAGCAAGGGACGGAACTTGTTTTTATTTTTAAAGGAAACGGCTTTTTATATAATATGGTACGGATTCTAGTAGGCACGATTCTTGAAGTAGGACTTGGTGACCGAACGCCTGATGAGCTTAAAACGATGCTTGCAGCTGGAGACCGGAAATCAGCTGGGAAAACAGCACCGCCTCATGGGTTGTTTTTATGGAATGTAGACTATTGA
- the rplM gene encoding 50S ribosomal protein L13: protein MRTTFMANENNVERKWFVVDAAGQTLGRLASEVAAILRGKNKPTYTPHVDTGDHVIIINAGEIELTGNKINDKIYYRHSNHPSGLKSRTANEMRTKYPEQMLELAVKGMLPKGSLGRKMGKKLHVYAGSEHKHEAQQPEVYELRG from the coding sequence ATGCGCACAACTTTCATGGCAAATGAAAACAACGTGGAACGCAAATGGTTTGTTGTGGATGCTGCAGGGCAGACACTTGGCCGTTTGGCAAGCGAAGTTGCTGCGATCCTTCGCGGTAAAAATAAACCAACGTATACACCACACGTTGACACTGGTGACCATGTCATCATCATCAATGCAGGAGAAATCGAACTAACTGGTAACAAAATCAATGATAAGATTTACTATCGTCATTCTAATCACCCAAGTGGTTTGAAATCTCGTACAGCTAACGAAATGCGTACAAAATATCCTGAGCAAATGCTAGAGCTTGCTGTAAAAGGTATGCTGCCTAAAGGAAGCCTAGGACGCAAAATGGGTAAAAAACTTCATGTGTACGCTGGATCTGAGCACAAACATGAAGCACAACAACCAGAAGTTTACGAACTTCGTGGATAA
- a CDS encoding energy-coupling factor transporter transmembrane component T family protein, with protein MSSSMIIGQYIPGDSVVHRLDPRSKIAMIFFFVVIVFFANSVLSYGLLTLFAIGSAIATRIPIRYIIKGLKPVWFLIAFTFLLHLIVTKEGEVLTTILGWELYEGALIQGAAISLRFFLLIMVTSLLTLTTTPIEITDAIEQLLGPLKKIRFPVHELALMMSISLRFIPTLMQETEKISKAQASRGVDFRTGSFKDRIKAVVPLLVPLFVSAFKRAEELAMAMEARGYKGGEGRTKLRELQISRTDYYIYILFALVVIGLFLTRN; from the coding sequence ATGAGTAGTTCAATGATTATTGGTCAATATATTCCGGGGGACTCCGTTGTTCATCGACTGGATCCTCGTTCGAAAATCGCCATGATCTTCTTTTTTGTTGTGATCGTATTTTTTGCTAATTCTGTTCTGAGTTATGGTTTACTTACTCTTTTTGCCATCGGGAGTGCTATTGCTACACGTATCCCGATTCGTTACATTATTAAAGGGTTGAAACCTGTGTGGTTTCTTATTGCATTCACGTTCCTGCTTCATTTGATCGTGACGAAAGAAGGTGAGGTGCTTACGACAATCCTGGGCTGGGAGCTCTATGAAGGAGCTCTTATACAGGGAGCGGCTATCTCATTACGTTTCTTTCTGTTAATCATGGTTACGTCACTGCTTACTTTGACAACAACTCCAATTGAAATTACCGATGCGATTGAGCAGCTGCTTGGTCCTTTGAAAAAAATTCGCTTTCCGGTTCATGAGCTGGCGCTTATGATGTCAATTTCGCTTCGGTTTATTCCAACACTCATGCAGGAAACGGAAAAAATCTCAAAAGCTCAAGCTTCAAGAGGAGTAGACTTTCGCACAGGATCATTTAAAGACCGTATAAAGGCTGTTGTTCCACTTTTAGTACCTTTGTTCGTCAGCGCCTTCAAACGCGCTGAGGAGCTTGCTATGGCGATGGAGGCAAGAGGCTATAAAGGCGGGGAAGGTCGGACGAAACTGAGAGAACTTCAAATTAGCCGAACGGACTATTATATTTATATTCTATTTGCTTTAGTAGTGATTGGTTTATTTTTAACAAGGAATTAG
- the rpsI gene encoding 30S ribosomal protein S9, with amino-acid sequence MAQVQYSGTGRRKKSTARVRLVPGTGRVVVNKRDAEDFFPYETLRMILKQPLAVTETEGNYDVYVNVDGGGFTGQAGAIRHGIARALLQADPEYRTPLKRAGLLTRDARMKERKKYGLKGARRAPQFSKR; translated from the coding sequence GTGGCACAAGTACAATACTCCGGTACTGGACGTCGTAAAAAGTCGACAGCTCGTGTTCGCCTTGTTCCAGGAACTGGTCGTGTAGTAGTAAACAAACGTGATGCTGAAGACTTTTTCCCATATGAAACACTTCGTATGATTCTGAAACAGCCTCTTGCTGTTACAGAGACTGAAGGTAACTATGATGTTTATGTAAATGTTGATGGTGGAGGTTTCACTGGTCAAGCTGGTGCAATCCGTCACGGAATCGCCCGTGCGCTGCTTCAAGCAGATCCAGAATACCGTACACCACTTAAACGCGCAGGACTACTAACTCGTGATGCACGTATGAAAGAGCGTAAGAAATACGGTCTTAAAGGTGCACGTCGTGCTCCACAGTTCTCTAAGCGTTAA
- a CDS encoding exo-beta-N-acetylmuramidase NamZ family protein — MQRKPAIILLVFILVLSTFTVVFADKGDNNGKQKGKYKNFKLGVEVLLEEEKELIEGKRVGLITNPTGVDQELNSIVDLLHNDPDVNLTALYGPEHGVRGSAQAGEYVEYYIDENTGLPVYSLYGETRKPTPEMLENIDVLLFDIQDVGTRFYTYIYTMAYAMEAAQENNIPFIVLDRPNPLSGEVVAGPVLNPEYKSFIGNYPIPLRHGMTVGELAKLFNEEFDIGADLTVVEMNKWKRSMYYDETPLQFIAPSPNMPTLDTALVYPGAALIEGTNVSEGRGTTKPFELIGAPFINSTELAAALNEKNLPGVMFRAASFTPQFSKHSGTLSHGIEIHVTDKDAFKPVIAGLHIVKTIHDLYPEDFEFRAENSAGVSFFDNLIGNGWVREAIESGQSVEEMQERWQEDLNEFKKVREEYLLYK, encoded by the coding sequence ATGCAAAGAAAACCTGCCATCATATTGCTCGTGTTCATTTTAGTCCTATCAACCTTTACCGTTGTTTTTGCAGATAAAGGGGACAACAACGGAAAGCAAAAAGGTAAATATAAAAACTTCAAACTAGGTGTAGAAGTTTTGCTAGAAGAAGAAAAAGAACTGATAGAAGGTAAACGTGTTGGCTTGATTACTAACCCAACTGGCGTTGACCAGGAGTTAAATAGCATAGTAGATCTTCTGCACAATGATCCAGACGTTAATTTAACAGCCTTATATGGACCAGAACACGGAGTCCGCGGCAGTGCCCAGGCTGGAGAATATGTGGAGTATTATATTGATGAAAACACAGGATTACCAGTGTATAGTCTGTATGGTGAAACAAGAAAGCCTACCCCTGAGATGCTGGAGAACATTGACGTTCTTCTATTTGATATTCAAGATGTAGGTACAAGATTTTACACGTACATTTATACAATGGCTTACGCTATGGAAGCTGCCCAAGAAAATAATATTCCATTTATTGTCCTAGATCGTCCGAACCCGCTGAGTGGCGAGGTCGTAGCAGGTCCGGTTTTAAATCCGGAATACAAATCATTTATCGGCAACTACCCTATCCCGCTTCGTCATGGCATGACGGTAGGAGAACTTGCTAAATTATTTAACGAGGAGTTTGATATCGGAGCAGATTTGACGGTTGTCGAAATGAACAAGTGGAAACGCAGCATGTACTATGATGAAACACCGCTGCAATTCATTGCCCCATCGCCTAATATGCCGACACTAGATACGGCACTCGTTTATCCTGGCGCTGCCCTGATTGAAGGAACAAATGTCTCTGAAGGGCGTGGCACGACCAAGCCGTTCGAGTTGATTGGGGCGCCGTTTATTAACAGCACAGAGCTTGCGGCTGCCTTAAACGAAAAAAACCTCCCTGGTGTAATGTTCCGTGCCGCCTCTTTCACACCACAGTTTTCTAAGCATAGTGGTACGTTGAGCCACGGCATCGAAATCCATGTAACGGATAAAGATGCTTTTAAACCAGTTATTGCGGGATTACACATCGTTAAGACAATACACGACCTCTATCCTGAAGACTTTGAATTCCGAGCAGAGAACAGTGCAGGCGTTTCCTTCTTCGATAACTTAATCGGAAACGGCTGGGTTCGTGAAGCCATCGAAAGTGGTCAGTCTGTTGAGGAAATGCAAGAGAGATGGCAAGAGGATTTAAATGAGTTTAAGAAAGTAAGGGAAGAATACCTGCTCTATAAATAA
- a CDS encoding energy-coupling factor ABC transporter ATP-binding protein codes for MSVSQIEFRNVSFRYQEDMPWVLKNVSFTIPENEWVAVIGHNGSGKSTIAKLMNGLLFPQEGEIMVDGQKVEAETVWGVRKKVGMVFQNPDNQFVGTTVRDDVAFGMENHGMPRPLMIERIQESLSAVGMSGYERQEPHRLSGGQKQRVAVASVLAVSPKYMILDEATAMLDPQGRKEILTTMLDVQEQRNLSLITITHDLHEVVQAERVLVMNEGEVWLEGTPREIFAKKEQLTEIGLDTPFVTKLADELKSAGVDLSREPLNHQELLEELWTFHSKK; via the coding sequence GTGAGTGTGAGTCAGATTGAGTTTAGAAACGTATCCTTTCGCTACCAGGAGGATATGCCTTGGGTGTTAAAAAATGTTAGCTTTACCATCCCGGAGAATGAGTGGGTGGCGGTTATAGGCCATAATGGATCAGGGAAATCAACGATTGCCAAGTTGATGAATGGTTTGCTCTTCCCTCAAGAGGGAGAGATTATGGTTGATGGTCAAAAGGTTGAAGCAGAGACGGTCTGGGGTGTGAGGAAAAAGGTAGGAATGGTTTTCCAAAATCCAGACAACCAGTTTGTTGGGACTACTGTACGCGATGATGTTGCTTTCGGGATGGAGAATCATGGCATGCCAAGGCCCCTCATGATTGAGCGTATCCAGGAAAGCCTTTCTGCTGTTGGGATGAGCGGTTACGAACGGCAGGAGCCGCATCGTTTGTCTGGCGGACAGAAACAACGAGTAGCAGTTGCCAGTGTCCTAGCCGTCTCGCCAAAATATATGATTTTAGATGAGGCTACAGCCATGCTGGACCCCCAGGGTAGAAAGGAAATATTAACTACGATGCTCGATGTACAGGAGCAAAGGAACCTTTCTTTAATTACCATTACTCATGACTTACATGAGGTAGTCCAAGCGGAACGCGTTCTTGTCATGAATGAAGGAGAAGTTTGGTTAGAAGGGACCCCTCGCGAGATTTTCGCGAAAAAAGAACAATTAACTGAAATTGGCTTAGATACTCCCTTTGTCACGAAATTAGCGGATGAATTGAAATCTGCTGGTGTTGACCTTAGCCGTGAGCCACTTAATCACCAGGAGTTGCTGGAGGAACTATGGACATTTCATTCCAAGAAGTAA
- a CDS encoding energy-coupling factor ABC transporter ATP-binding protein yields the protein MDISFQEVSYVYQPKSPFEHRALNNLSFNIPSGAFVAVIGHTGSGKSTLIQHLNGLVQPTEGEVIVGEYHLKAGEKNKQLRSLREKVGVVFQYPEHQLFEENVEKDIAFGPMNFGVPQEEIKRRTGEAVTSVHLPEDILDRSPFDLSGGQMRRVAIAGVLAMNPEVLVLDEPTAGLDPSGQREIMNMFARIHKEKGLTTVLVTHSMEDALDYADHVIILNQGEVFMQGAPADILQKKQELSEVQLDVPEIIHFINQAEEKFNMKIPFHKQSVAELAKELAQMVKGGRDHE from the coding sequence ATGGACATTTCATTCCAAGAAGTAAGCTATGTCTATCAGCCGAAGAGTCCATTTGAGCACAGGGCATTAAACAATCTCTCCTTTAACATACCATCTGGAGCTTTCGTGGCTGTAATTGGTCATACTGGTTCTGGTAAGTCCACCTTAATACAACACTTAAATGGACTTGTTCAGCCAACAGAAGGAGAAGTCATAGTTGGGGAATATCATCTTAAGGCTGGGGAGAAGAACAAACAACTAAGATCGTTACGTGAAAAGGTTGGTGTAGTCTTTCAATATCCTGAACATCAATTGTTTGAAGAAAATGTCGAAAAGGACATTGCATTTGGTCCCATGAACTTTGGTGTGCCACAAGAAGAAATCAAACGACGTACGGGAGAGGCTGTCACATCTGTTCATTTGCCTGAAGATATTCTAGATCGTTCCCCTTTTGACCTAAGTGGTGGTCAAATGCGCCGTGTCGCAATAGCGGGTGTTCTGGCCATGAATCCAGAGGTCCTAGTTCTCGATGAACCGACAGCTGGACTTGATCCAAGTGGACAGAGGGAAATTATGAATATGTTTGCCCGAATCCATAAAGAGAAAGGTCTGACAACCGTGCTGGTTACACATAGCATGGAGGACGCCTTAGATTATGCAGATCACGTCATTATTTTGAATCAAGGGGAAGTCTTCATGCAAGGAGCGCCTGCCGATATCCTTCAAAAGAAACAGGAACTGAGTGAAGTGCAGCTGGATGTCCCGGAGATTATCCATTTCATAAATCAGGCAGAAGAAAAGTTCAATATGAAAATTCCTTTTCATAAACAGTCAGTAGCAGAGTTAGCAAAGGAGTTGGCTCAGATGGTGAAGGGTGGCCGCGATCATGAGTAG
- a CDS encoding DoxX family protein has translation MIARGEIGAIILRLFLGLTFFIHGLAKFQGGIGNTARFFESLGIPGFAAYVIAAIELIGGLAVIVGIATKVISVLFALIMVGAIMQAKFAAGFLGGYELDLALLVISVFIALSNRNIWALDNVIFSKKQS, from the coding sequence ATGATAGCAAGAGGGGAAATAGGCGCCATAATTCTAAGATTATTTTTAGGCTTAACGTTCTTTATTCATGGGTTGGCTAAATTTCAAGGTGGGATTGGCAATACCGCTAGGTTCTTTGAAAGCTTAGGGATCCCGGGATTTGCTGCCTATGTGATAGCGGCCATCGAGTTAATCGGAGGTCTGGCGGTAATCGTGGGTATCGCAACAAAAGTGATATCTGTTTTATTTGCACTTATTATGGTAGGAGCTATTATGCAGGCGAAGTTTGCAGCAGGCTTTCTAGGGGGATACGAACTGGACTTAGCTTTACTAGTGATTTCCGTTTTTATTGCATTGTCGAATCGAAACATTTGGGCACTAGATAATGTGATTTTTTCCAAAAAGCAAAGTTAG
- the rplQ gene encoding 50S ribosomal protein L17, producing MARKLGRTTDQRMALLRNLATDLIIHERIETTEAKAKELRSVVEKMITLGKRGDLHARRQAESFLYRADANEEGDQTALQKLFSDIAPRYEERQGGYTRVLKLGERKGDGAKMAIIELV from the coding sequence ATGGCTAGAAAGTTAGGACGTACTACCGATCAACGTATGGCGCTTCTTCGTAACTTAGCGACAGACTTGATCATTCATGAACGTATTGAAACAACAGAAGCAAAAGCAAAAGAGCTTCGTTCTGTTGTAGAAAAAATGATTACACTAGGTAAACGAGGAGATCTTCATGCCCGTCGTCAGGCTGAATCATTCCTTTACCGTGCTGATGCGAATGAAGAAGGAGATCAAACAGCCCTGCAAAAGCTGTTCTCTGATATCGCTCCACGCTATGAGGAACGCCAAGGTGGATACACTCGCGTGCTTAAGCTAGGCGAGCGTAAAGGTGACGGTGCTAAGATGGCAATCATTGAACTAGTTTAA
- a CDS encoding VOC family protein — translation MEVQFFQEPNTFVGHVELKVQNLEASIKFYKEVLGFQILEQSERRASLTANGKRPLLTIEQPQPAGPKEANRSGLYHFAILLPNRLELAKILKHFAEQNQQLGASDHLVSEALYLNDPDGNGIEIYTDRESSTWNWQNNEVIMTVDPLDAEDILAELEGESWGGMPEGTVMGHIHLHVSELQKTEEFYNKGLGFDVVCRFGKQALFMSTGNYHHHIGLNTWAGVGAPASSEQSAGLKVFSLVFSSEEARQEVIEQVQRLGYEVKNEDGSFVTKDPSGNLIKLTV, via the coding sequence GTGGAAGTACAATTTTTTCAAGAACCCAATACATTTGTCGGACATGTCGAATTAAAAGTACAAAATTTAGAAGCATCTATTAAGTTTTATAAGGAAGTACTCGGATTTCAAATTCTAGAACAATCTGAAAGAAGAGCATCATTAACAGCTAATGGTAAAAGGCCACTACTGACAATCGAACAACCTCAGCCAGCAGGACCGAAGGAAGCTAATAGATCTGGCCTGTATCATTTTGCGATACTACTGCCTAATCGGTTAGAATTAGCGAAAATATTAAAGCACTTTGCTGAGCAGAACCAACAGCTGGGAGCATCCGACCATCTTGTGAGTGAAGCTCTTTACTTGAACGACCCCGATGGAAATGGTATTGAAATTTATACGGACCGTGAATCTTCCACATGGAACTGGCAAAACAATGAAGTGATTATGACGGTAGATCCATTAGATGCTGAAGATATTCTTGCCGAGCTTGAGGGTGAGAGCTGGGGAGGAATGCCGGAAGGGACAGTCATGGGTCATATTCATTTACATGTATCGGAATTACAGAAAACAGAAGAATTTTATAATAAAGGACTTGGCTTTGATGTAGTATGCCGATTTGGCAAGCAGGCACTGTTTATGTCTACGGGGAACTACCATCACCATATAGGCTTAAACACATGGGCTGGAGTTGGTGCTCCGGCGTCGTCAGAACAAAGTGCAGGCTTGAAAGTATTTTCTCTCGTATTTTCAAGTGAAGAAGCTAGACAAGAAGTAATTGAACAAGTGCAGCGCCTGGGGTATGAAGTTAAAAACGAAGACGGCTCTTTTGTTACGAAAGACCCTTCTGGAAATTTGATTAAGCTGACAGTTTAG